Sequence from the Candidatus Obscuribacterales bacterium genome:
GCACTCCCACAGCCGGATGGCAAGCGAAGGTGCTGGCTTTGCAGCACCGGAGCGTTACTAAAGAATCCCTAATACGACGAGACAAACCCAGTAGTAAGCAATCGGAGCTGCGATGATTAAGCTGTCGCCTCGGTCAAGCATGCCGCCGTGTCCTGGAATAAGCGCGCTCGAGTCCTTAAACCCGGCGTCGCGTTTCAACAGAGATTCGCAAAGATCACCAAGTTGGGCAGCCACTGAAAGCACGGCTCCCATAAAGGGTGCCTGCCAGTAACGGAATTGAAATGGGTGATTGGGAAAAAGATAGTTGTCGGCGACATAGCAAACAAGACACGAGAAAAATATTGATGCAACTAGTCCGCCAATTGCACCTTCAACGGTTTTCTTGGGACTGACTTGCGGATACAAAAGAGTCTTGCCGAATCTCTTTCCAATTACATAGGCAAAGACATCAGTCGCCCAGACGATAAATAGAGTTGCCCAAACATACGCCAGTCCAGGTTGTTGCAATGGATTGAACGGAAGTTCAGTCATATTTGGTGGTATGAGCGTGCGCAACATAACTAGATGGCTAGGCATCCAACCAACGTAAATAAATCCAAGCACGGTGGTGGCGATATCCGCAATTGTTGCCGGTGGATTTTCATGACGGAAAAGCAATCGAAAGAATGATGTGCAAACTCCAACAGTTAAAACAACAGGCAAATGCTCAATAGAAAAATCCCAGGAAAGATTCAATCCAGGAATTGCCGGCAACGCAGCAAGCACAAAAAATGCAATGACCATGCTACGAATAATTCTTGGCGATGGATTCATACCCTTAGCCCGTGTCATGGCAATATATTCTTCACCAGCTAGTAATGAAACCGCACAAAGAGCAATTGCCAGAAACACACCGCCGGCCATAATGCTGCCGACGGCAACTGCAAACATCAGCCATCCCCAGAGCACTCTCATAGCTTCACCCCGGGATCGGAATTCGTCTTCGATGCATTGAATGACTTCATATCTGCACTGTCTTTGCTATGGGACATGAGACGAGCGGATATGAGAGCCGTTAATGGAATAGTTAACACCAGTCCAATGCTGCCTGAAAGCGCAGCTGCTATTTCAGTCGCCAAAAGATCAAGATTCAAAAGCTTTATCGAAGGCATTTGTGCAACCAACAACAAAAGTGGCAACGCACTTCCAGCGTAAGCCAACACAAGCGTATTGGTCATCGTGCCCATAATGTCGCGACCAACATTCATACCGGACTTGTACAAATCAGCCACGGTCAAAGTCTTATCCGTGGAACTTACTTCAGCAACACTGGAAGCAATTGAAATTGCCACATCCATAATGACGCCCAATGCTCCGATAAGCATTCCCGCTGCCAAAAGTCCGCTGTAGAACTTAAGCGGCACGCCGGCAAGAGTCGCTCTTAGGATTTGCGCTTCTTCACTGGTCAATCCCGTAAGTGGAGCGGTAATGATAACCACATAGGAAATGAGCCCGGCAACAATGACCCCGCCAATGGTTCCTAAAATTGCGGCATATGCTTTCTTACTGAAGCCGGCAACCAAAAGCATTGAACTTGCTGTAGCTACAAGACAAATTCCTGTCGCAATGAGCAAGGGATTGCCGCCCTGAAGACTCAAAGGCAAAAGCACAAAGGCAATTAGCGCTACACAGATAACGAGACCGGCAAGTGACTTAATGCCTTTCTTACCGCCAAAAATTAGAAACACCGTTAGGAAAGCTGCAAACAACCAACCAAGAATTGGCGCGCGGTGGTAATCGGAAATATTTACTTCACTATGTCCATTCTTGTCAGTGATAACAGACAAGATAAGTTCTTGCCCTGGTTTAATATTTATATTGTAAGCAGGGTTGTCCGTAACTTCGTTGGTTACGGTAACGGTTGCGCCCTTAAGCGTGCCTTCCAATATATTCACTTCAACCAATTGCTGCCCGCTAACGATACCGGTTGATTGTTGCAACGCTTGGTTAATTGACGGCTGAGAAATTTTCAGCACCTTACCCGCTACAAAATCTTCTTTCAATTCGTCAATGGCAAAAGCAGGCAACAGAGAAATCACCATCAGCATAGTGGCCACGACAATCACTTGAAAGAAGCTTTTCAAATTAGCCAATCTCTTCGCCTTCTTCAAATTCCAGGCTCAACTGCAAGCCGTTAAACTTACGTCCAAGATGTTTGTACGCGGCAGGTGTAGCCATGCGTCCTCTAGGAGTCCTTTGCACAAAGCCTCTTTGAATTAAAAATGGCTCGTACACATCTTCCAAAGTATTGCTGTCTTCACCAAGCGTTGCAGCAATGGTATCGATGCCGACAGGACCGCCGCCATAACTATCAATAAGAATTTCCAGAAATCTTCTATCAGTTGGATCGAGACCTAATGCATCAACTTGATACGTGTTCAATGCTTCTTCTGCCAATGCACGATTAACGGAAGTCTTTTCTTTGTATTGGGCAAAATCTCGCACCAGCCTTACCAGCCTATTTGCAATACGTGGCGTGCCACGCGATCTAGCTGCTACAACTTCTACACCATCGGCTTCGATGCGAACATTCAAAATGCCTGCTGTTCTGTGAACGATAGAGGCCAATTCTTCCAGCCCGTAATATTCAAGGCGAAGAACAAATCCAAATCGATCACGCAGAGCGTTCGAGATCATTCCTGCTTTAGTCGTTGCACCAATTAGAGTGAAACGCGGTAGAGGCAATCTCATACTGCGTGTTGCATGCCCCTTACCAGTTGTTAAATCAATGACGAAATCTTCAACGGCCGGATAAAGCAATTCTTCCGCCACGCGGCTCAACCGATGAATCTCATCGATAAACAAAACATCATGCGCTTCCAACTGGTGCACAAGACCAATGATGTCGCGCGGACGCTCAAGAGATGGTCCTGATGTGATGTGCAACTTGGAACCCATTTCATTGGCAATTACGTGAGCCAAAGTTGTTTTACCCAATCCAGGTGGACCGTAAAAGAGAATATGGTCCATCGCTTCGCCACGCGATTTAGCTGCGGCAATTGACATCTCTAAAATTGATTTCAGACGAGCCTGTCCAATGTACTCAGCAATACCCTTTGGTCTAAGGCTCAAATCAATGCTTTTATCAGAGGCAAATTCCTCACCTGACAAAATTTTAGACCTGTTATTTTTAGGAGCGGAGCTAGGTCCCGGATTGCCTTGAGTCTCCGAAACAATTGGCGTCACAGACGGCTTTCCGCCGCTTGCGCGCCGAGGTTCGGCATCTTCAGCAAAGCTCGATTTAATAGTCATCGCCATATTATAAGGTGACATTTACGGTTAATGAGAAATTCTTCAAGGTACTCAGGGCAAGCGACCATATAATGTCAACATGCCAATAGAGTCATCTATCCAAAACAATGTTATGGCAGCGTCGGCGCAGATTGAAGCGCCCGCAGCTTCCACGCCTGCACTTATTCCGTCAAATCCTGAATTGTCGGTGATTATTCCTGTTCTCAACGAAATTGAGAATCTGGAAAGGCTGCACAAGCAAATAACAACAAATTTGGCCGGTCTCAACCGCGCCTTTGAGGTTATTTACGTTGACGACGGATCGACAGACGGCTCCTATGAATTGCTTTCAAAAATTGCCGCCAAAGACATGCGCGTCAAAGTCGTAAAATTCGTGCGCAATTTTGGTCAAACAGCAGCATTGGCTTGCGGTATCGATCACGCAGCCGGTGACATTCTTATTCCAATGGATGCCGACTTACAAAATGATCCTGCCGACATCGAACAACTGATTCAAAAGCTGGAACAAGGCTATGATGTGGTGAGCGGCTGGCGCAAAGAACGTCAGGACGAACTTTTCTTGAGACTCATCCCATCATGGTGCGCCAACAAATTGATTTCCGTTATTAGCGGCGTGCGCCTACATGATTATGGCTGCTCACTGAAGGCTTATCGTCGCGAAGTAATTAAAGACATTCGCCTCTATGGTGAAATGCACCGCTTTGTACCCATCTATGCAAGCTGGGTAGGCGCGAAAGTCACGGAAATGCCTGTTACTCACCATGCCCGCCAATTCGGCAAGTCGAAATACGGCATTGAACGCACCTTCAAGGTCATCCTTGATCTCATGACCGTCAAATTTCTCTCGTCCTATGCAACCAAGCCAATTTACGTATTCGGCTCGGCCGGTCTTTGGTCCTTTGTGGCAGCGGCAGCCGGCTTTACCTGGATGGTCATCCTCAAGTTTTTCTACAATTGCACCTTCATTCAAACACCACTGCCTGTGCTTGTAGCCATGTTTTTCATGCTCGGTATCCAGTTCATTCTCATGGGACTTTTGGCTGAAATCCTCATGCGCACCTATCACGAGTCCCAGGACAAGCGCATTTACATAGTAAAGTCATCTATTAACTGCCAGAGCGACAGATAAAGTAGCTTAGCCTTGAGAAAGAACACCTAAGATGCGCTTGTAGCGCTACAATTAGATATTGCGGATATCGGTTTTAAGCATTTCATAGAAGAAGAGAAATGGCACCCACCAAGGAACAAGCAGGAATCGACTTCCTACATCCTGGGGCAGAATTAGGTTATTGGCTGGCAGTTGTAGTAGCCGGCTACATTGGTCTTGTCTTTGCATTAGGCGCTCCCCACATTTTCAATCAGCGGATTGAAGTGGGAGAAGTTGCCACTAAAAATATCATCGCTAAAAAATCCATGCAGGTCGTAGATGAGCTGGCAACGCATAGAGCACGTGATTTTGCCAGACATGCAGTAGCGCCCGTGCTGAAATGGGACCATAGCGCCGACGATAGAATTATCACCCGCCTGAATAAGGCATTGGAAAGCGGGATTTACTCAAATACTTACAGCGCGGATCAAAAAGCTCAAGTCATTCAATCAACAAAACAATTGCTCAAGATAAGTCCGCTTTTGCCTGAACAAGATCAAAAGCAATTGCAGCTTTCCGCCTTGGAAGTCTTGCCGGCGAACTGGGATGCCGGACTAAGAGCTAAAACGGCACACTTAATTGCGGCGTGCCTTGAATCTAATGTACTTCTCGATACGGAAGCCACCAAAGCAAAAGGTGAGCAAGCGGCGCGTCAAATTGATCCGGTGATGAAAGAGGTCAAGAAAGGTGACCTGATTGTCCAGCGCGGACATGTAGTATCAGCAGAACACGTGCACACGTTGAGCACAGTCGGTGGAAATCAGGAAAGAGATACAGCCGCTCTCATGAGCCTTTGCCTTTCATTGCTGGCTGCATTTGTCTTGACCGGCATTTTCCTCTGGTCGTATGAACCACGGCATATGTTCTCACATTCATCGATTGGTTTGATATGCACAATTTGTGTAGTCACATCATCTATCGCAGCTTTTGCCGGCGCACAGTACCCGCAGTTTATTCCATTGCCTGCGGCGGCCCTGGTGATGACTATTTTCCTTGGACCGCGAATTGCTGCCGTCATTGCAATGCTGTTGATCATCTTCCTATATACAGACAGCCTGCTGAAAATTCCTGATCTCATTGCACTGGGCACAGCTTCAATGTTTGCCTTGGGTGGACGCATATCAGATCGCCAACACCTGATGTTGCGTGGAGTATTAATTGGATTAACTCAAGCCGGTGCTTACTTTGCGGTTGTACTTCTAACCCAATCGGCTCATTCGGTATCGGAACTCGTTGCCGACCTCACTTTGCAATTACTCGGCGGTCTATCATCGGCTATTGTGGCCATAGGCAGCTTGCCATTCCTGGAAAATCTCTTTGGTGTTGTGACACCATTTCGTCTTGCTGAATTGACTGACCCCACACAACCTTTATTGCGGCAATTAGAAGATAGAGCACCCGGTACATATCAGCACAGCCTCGCTGTGGCCAATCTTGCTGAAGCAGGCGCTAAAGCAATTGGCGCTGATGCCAATCTTGCCCGCACAGGTTCGCTCTATCACGACATAGGCAAACTTGTTCGTCCGGTTTATTTTATTGAAAATCAACTAGGCAATAAGAATCCTCATGATGAAATTTCACCAGAAGAAAGTAGAGATCGTGTGCTTGCCCACGTAACGGACGGCATAACACTTGCACACAAATATGGTCTACCGAAAATCGTGCAAGACTTCATTCCGCAACATCAAGGCACAACAGTGATGGCATATTTCTATCACAAGGCATGTTTGCGCGATGGCACGGAAAACGTTAACACTTCGTTTTACAGATACCCAGGGCCTAAGCCACAGTCAAAAGAAGCGGCAATTGTAATGCTTGCCGACGTATCGGAAGCAGTTACACACAGCATGCGCGACCCCAGCGAAGAAGAGGTTGAAGCTGCTATTTCCGCAGTATTTAAGGCTCGTACCGACGACGGGCAATTTACGGAATCAGGAATGACCGCCCAAGATCTTGAAAAGGTGAAAAAAGCTTTCGGTCGAGTATGGCGCACTTTGCACCA
This genomic interval carries:
- a CDS encoding glycosyltransferase family 2 protein; protein product: MPIESSIQNNVMAASAQIEAPAASTPALIPSNPELSVIIPVLNEIENLERLHKQITTNLAGLNRAFEVIYVDDGSTDGSYELLSKIAAKDMRVKVVKFVRNFGQTAALACGIDHAAGDILIPMDADLQNDPADIEQLIQKLEQGYDVVSGWRKERQDELFLRLIPSWCANKLISVISGVRLHDYGCSLKAYRREVIKDIRLYGEMHRFVPIYASWVGAKVTEMPVTHHARQFGKSKYGIERTFKVILDLMTVKFLSSYATKPIYVFGSAGLWSFVAAAAGFTWMVILKFFYNCTFIQTPLPVLVAMFFMLGIQFILMGLLAEILMRTYHESQDKRIYIVKSSINCQSDR
- a CDS encoding phosphatidate cytidylyltransferase, with amino-acid sequence MRVLWGWLMFAVAVGSIMAGGVFLAIALCAVSLLAGEEYIAMTRAKGMNPSPRIIRSMVIAFFVLAALPAIPGLNLSWDFSIEHLPVVLTVGVCTSFFRLLFRHENPPATIADIATTVLGFIYVGWMPSHLVMLRTLIPPNMTELPFNPLQQPGLAYVWATLFIVWATDVFAYVIGKRFGKTLLYPQVSPKKTVEGAIGGLVASIFFSCLVCYVADNYLFPNHPFQFRYWQAPFMGAVLSVAAQLGDLCESLLKRDAGFKDSSALIPGHGGMLDRGDSLIIAAPIAYYWVCLVVLGIL
- a CDS encoding HDIG domain-containing protein — translated: MAPTKEQAGIDFLHPGAELGYWLAVVVAGYIGLVFALGAPHIFNQRIEVGEVATKNIIAKKSMQVVDELATHRARDFARHAVAPVLKWDHSADDRIITRLNKALESGIYSNTYSADQKAQVIQSTKQLLKISPLLPEQDQKQLQLSALEVLPANWDAGLRAKTAHLIAACLESNVLLDTEATKAKGEQAARQIDPVMKEVKKGDLIVQRGHVVSAEHVHTLSTVGGNQERDTAALMSLCLSLLAAFVLTGIFLWSYEPRHMFSHSSIGLICTICVVTSSIAAFAGAQYPQFIPLPAAALVMTIFLGPRIAAVIAMLLIIFLYTDSLLKIPDLIALGTASMFALGGRISDRQHLMLRGVLIGLTQAGAYFAVVLLTQSAHSVSELVADLTLQLLGGLSSAIVAIGSLPFLENLFGVVTPFRLAELTDPTQPLLRQLEDRAPGTYQHSLAVANLAEAGAKAIGADANLARTGSLYHDIGKLVRPVYFIENQLGNKNPHDEISPEESRDRVLAHVTDGITLAHKYGLPKIVQDFIPQHQGTTVMAYFYHKACLRDGTENVNTSFYRYPGPKPQSKEAAIVMLADVSEAVTHSMRDPSEEEVEAAISAVFKARTDDGQFTESGMTAQDLEKVKKAFGRVWRTLHHERLKYPSTTTGRMPSPPDSVAPSPEEGCC
- a CDS encoding YibE/F family protein, with product MANLKSFFQVIVVATMLMVISLLPAFAIDELKEDFVAGKVLKISQPSINQALQQSTGIVSGQQLVEVNILEGTLKGATVTVTNEVTDNPAYNINIKPGQELILSVITDKNGHSEVNISDYHRAPILGWLFAAFLTVFLIFGGKKGIKSLAGLVICVALIAFVLLPLSLQGGNPLLIATGICLVATASSMLLVAGFSKKAYAAILGTIGGVIVAGLISYVVIITAPLTGLTSEEAQILRATLAGVPLKFYSGLLAAGMLIGALGVIMDVAISIASSVAEVSSTDKTLTVADLYKSGMNVGRDIMGTMTNTLVLAYAGSALPLLLLVAQMPSIKLLNLDLLATEIAAALSGSIGLVLTIPLTALISARLMSHSKDSADMKSFNASKTNSDPGVKL
- the ruvB gene encoding Holliday junction branch migration DNA helicase RuvB gives rise to the protein MTIKSSFAEDAEPRRASGGKPSVTPIVSETQGNPGPSSAPKNNRSKILSGEEFASDKSIDLSLRPKGIAEYIGQARLKSILEMSIAAAKSRGEAMDHILFYGPPGLGKTTLAHVIANEMGSKLHITSGPSLERPRDIIGLVHQLEAHDVLFIDEIHRLSRVAEELLYPAVEDFVIDLTTGKGHATRSMRLPLPRFTLIGATTKAGMISNALRDRFGFVLRLEYYGLEELASIVHRTAGILNVRIEADGVEVVAARSRGTPRIANRLVRLVRDFAQYKEKTSVNRALAEEALNTYQVDALGLDPTDRRFLEILIDSYGGGPVGIDTIAATLGEDSNTLEDVYEPFLIQRGFVQRTPRGRMATPAAYKHLGRKFNGLQLSLEFEEGEEIG